Within the Bradyrhizobium cosmicum genome, the region GCTCGCGAGCAAGGCCTGCACGACGGCCTCTGCCGACGCGCGGTCGTCGGCGACGAGCGGGCCGATCTTGTGGCCGCTCCGGCACGGCCGGATCACGCCCCACGCAGCAAGCTTGCCATCGCGCATCAGCGCGCGGCCGACATGACCCGATGTCGTGATCCAGGCGCGCAGGAACGCGCTGCGCGGAGCCGGGAAGACCGTGGAATCATCGGCTTCCACAAGCGCGAACGGGATCGTGTCCAGCGCGACGAGGTCGGCGGGCAGTTTCGTCGAGGCGGTGACGATGCCGCCGTAGCGGATGTTGGCATAAGAGAGCCGGAAACCGGATTTTCTGTAATTGTCCTGCTGTGCCGCGACACCGTCGAGCCCGATCACCCGCGCGCCCGCATGCGCGACCGCCGCGTTCCAGATCCGCAGGCCGTGGCCCGCGCCGCGCAAGCCTGAGCGCACGATGTAGAAACCGAGGAAGGCGAAGCGATCGTCGTAGTTGACGCAGGAGACGGTGGCGACCGGCTCGCCGTCGATCTCTCCGACGAAGAAGCCCGCCGGGTCGGGAATCGCGAAACAGGCGGCGTCGGAGCGGCCCGGATTCCAGCCCTCGGCCGCCGCCCAGTCGACGGCGAGGGCGATCTCCTCGGGACGCAAATTGCGGATTTGCAAATCGCTCATGACGCATGCCCTCGGCTGTGGACCTGCCGGCAGGTCCGGCGGTAGAAGGCCTGATGATAGGCCGGGCCATAGCAGACTGAAACCGGGCTCGCCTCAACATGGGGATGATCGGTCATGGCAGCAGAGAAGGTCGCACTCGTCACCGCCGGCGGCAGCGGCATGGGAGCAGGAGCCGCGCGTCGGCTCGCGGCCGATGGTTTTCGTGTCGCGATCCTGTCGTCCTCCGGCAAGGGCGAGGCGCTGGCGGCCGAGCTCGGCGGGCTTGGCATCACAGGCTCCAACAAGTCGAATGACGATCTGAAACGCCTCGTCGACGGCGCGATGGCGAAGTGGGGACGCATCGACGTGCTCGTCAACAGCGCGGGTCACGGTCCGCGCGCGGCGATCACCGAGATTACCGACGAGCAGTGGCACACCGGCCTCGATACCTATCTGCTCAACGTGATCCGTCCGACCCGGCTGGTGACGCCGGTGATGCAGGCGCAGAAGGCCGGCGCCATCATCAACATCTCGACCGCCTGGGCGTTCGAGCCGAGCGCGATGTTTCCGACCTCCGCGGTGTTCCGGGCGGGCCTTGCCGCCTTCACGAAGATCTTCACCGACACCCACGCCGCCGACAACATCCGCATGAACAACGTGCTGCCGGGCTGGATCGACAGCCTGCCGCAGCTGGATGCGCGCCGCGACAGCGTGCCGATGAAGCGCTACGGCAAGGTCGAGGAGATCGCGGCGACGATCGCGTTTTTGGCGTCTGACGGCGCCGCCTACATCACCGGCCAGAACATCCGCGTCGACGGCGGACTGACGCGCTCGGTCTGAACCGGGGAGATTCGAGCCGCGCTGGCGCGGCCTTGTCGTGACGCGACGCGGACGTGCGTTGCGCGTCGCTGCTGACGGGTGATGCGTGGCTGGCTCCGGCCTTGCCGGGGCTATCTGTTGTTGAGTGCCACGCGCGAGCTTCGGCAGGTCATTGCGTGTCGGTTCAGTCACACCCCTCACGTTTCGTGCGCGCGGGATCATTCAGTTCGCCATAGTCCGGGAGGGTTCGCTGCAGTCCAAGACGCGAAGCAGTCGGCCACTCCATACCCGATCCGAGCCGGATGTCGTCCATCCGCAGATTCGGTAACGCGATGTTCGATCGCGTGAGGCAAGGGGACTGGAATGAAGACTTTTTCGCTGGCAGTGGCCATGGTTGTTACGGCCACCGCATCCGTGCAGGCGGCCGACCTTGCGGCGCACTACACCAAGGCGCCAGCCGCCAACTGGACCGGTTTCTACGTTGGCGCCAATGTCGGTGGGCAGTGGGGCAGTGGGGACCCGAGCACCTCGACCATCGCGATCCCGGGGGGCTATTTCGATCCTACCAGCATTCCCGCCGTCAACGCGGTCGGCGCCCAGAGCATCAATAGCTCCAGCGTCACCGGCGGATTCTCGGCAGGTTATAACTGGCAGGTCAACCACGCCGTGCTGGGTCTCGAAGGCGACATCAACTACTTCGGCTTCAGGGGGAGTGCGGCGGGCACGGCCTTGTACCCCTGCTGCGCACCGGACACCTTCACCGTCAATTCGTCGGTCTCGGCGGACTGGCTCGCCACCATCCGCGGCCGCCTTGGTTTCCTGGTGGCTCCGGCCTGGTTGATCTACGGCACGGGCGGCGCAGCAATTGCGGAGGTCAAGGGCAGTTTCAACTTCAGCGACACGTCGTCGGCGGCAATGAGGGAGTCCGCCGTGATCCGCGACACCCGCCTCGGCTGGACCGCGGGCGTCGGCACCGAATACGCCTTTGGCGGGGGCTGGTCTCTGAAGGCGGAATATCTCTATGTCGATCTCGGCCGTGCCTCGGCGACCAGCACCAATCTGGTTCGCTCTATCGATGGGCTGCAATTCCCGGGCAACGTCTACACGCACTTGCTCGACCTCAAGGCGAACATCGTGCGGGTCGGCGTGAACTACAAGTTCGGTGAACCGGGTGCCGCCAGGTACTGAACTTCATCCCGTTCCTATTCTGGCGGCGAAAGCCCCGGCGTGAAGCCGGGGCTTTCTGCTTGATGGCACTGTTCAGTGCGCAGCCGCCAGCTGCGCCGGCGCAAGCAGGATCTTGTGGCGGGCGAAAGAAGACGAGGTCCCGATTCACGCTTGCGCGTTACGGGTTCCGCCATCGGCTCGCGAATTTAACTTAGCTAACCGGCTAACAATTATTGACGCTCAGGCCCCCGGCTTGTATAGTTAGCTTCATGGCTAACCAATTATCCCGCCTCGACCAGGTTTTCGCCGCCCTTGCCGATCCCACAAGGCGGGCGATCGTGATGCGGCTCTGCGCCGGCGAGGCGTCGGTCGGCGAGCTTGCCGATCCCTTCGACATGGCGCTGCCAAGCCTGATGAAACACATCCATGTGCTGGAGACGAGCGGGCTCGTGCAGTCGGAGAAATCCGGCCGCGTGCGCACCTGCCGCCTCAGTCCCGACGCGCTCCTTGGTGCGGAAGACTGGTTCCAGCAGCAGCGCGCGATCTGGGAGGCCCGGCTCGACCGGTTCGAGGCTTACGTAATGAAGCTCAAGAAGGAGCGGGAGCCGGCCGGAAAGCCGTCCCGAACACGCAAACGGAAAGGTGCCAAGTGATGACGAACTCTCCCAATCCCGCCCTGTCGCAATGGTCGCTCGACCGCGAGATCGTGATGTCGCGCGTGGTCGACGCGCCGCGCGATCTCGTGTTCGAGGCGTGGTCCGACCCGAAGCATCTGCCGCAATGGTTCGGCCCGAAGGGCTTCAAGGTCGAGACCTTCGAGATCGACGTGCGCGTCGGCGGTGTCTGGCGCTTCAACATGATCGGCCCGGACGGCACGGTCTATCCGAACCGGATGCGCTTTCGCCGCATCGAGCGGCCGTCCCTGATGGAGATGGACCATGGTGTCGACCAGGACGAGGATCCCGGCATGTTCCGCTTCACCGTCACGTTCGCCGAGCAGAGCAACGGCAAGACCGTGCTGATGATGCGGCAGCTGGCCTCGAGCGCCGAGCAGCGCGACGGCATGATCGGCTTCGGTGCTGTCGAATACGGCTACCAGACGCTGGACAAGCTAGCGGCGTATGTCGGTGGGATGAAGAGGTAGACCCGCCGTCTCAGTCGTCAAGCCCGGCCATGACGGATGAGACGGCAGGAGCGCGCTTCACTCGCAGCCTTCACTCCTTCGCCTCATCCGCGACGATGCCGCCGAGCTTCTGCCAGCGCTGGCCGTCGAACTGCACCATCTGGAACTGCTTGTTGACGCGGTAGTCGGTCGGCGTCGTCGTCACCGAGATGCCCGGGAGCGTCAGGTCGAGCTCGATGTTCTTGAGGTTGGCGGCCTGACGCATCACGTTCTCGCGGGTAAGGTCGTCGCCGCATTGCTTCAGCACCTGCGCCAGAAGCTGTGCGGTGATGTAGCCGTACACGTTCAGGTTCGAATCCTTGTCGCCATCCGGGTAGTATTTCGACATGAAGGCGAGATAGCGCTTCATGCCGGGATCGTCCTTCCACTCGGGATCGGCGGAATCCTTGACATAGCCGACGCTGACGACCCCCTTGGCGTTGTCGAGTCCGGCGGGCTTCAGCACCGCGCTGACCGAGGAGGCGTTGATGTCGATGATGTGCAGCGGCTTCCAGCCGATCTCGGCGACCTTCTTGATCGCCTGCGCCGCCTGTTTCGGCGTCGTGGCGCTGAACAGCACGTCCGCACCGGCGTCCTTCAGGCGCAGGATCTGGGAGTCGATCGTCGGCTCGGTGATCTCGTAAGAGGTCTCGGCCACGACCATCTTCGCCTTGTCGCCGAGACCGGCTTTGAGGCCAGCGAGGTAGTCCTTGCCGAGATCGTCGTTCTGGTAAAGCACGCCGATTTTCGCGTTCGGATGGTTCTTCAGGAGATATTGCGCGTAGATCCGGCCTTCGACGAGGTAGGACGGGTTGAAGCCCATGGTCCAGGGAAAGTTCTTCGGATCGGTGAAGCGCGCTGCGCCCGTCGCTGCGAAGAGTTGCGGGACCTTCTTGGCGTTGAGATATTTCTGCACGGCGACGTTTGGCGCCGTGCCGATGATCTGGAAGGTCAGCAGCACCTCGTCGCTCTCGACCAGCCTGCGGGTCTGCTCGACGGTCTTCGGCGGCGAATAGGCGTCGTCATACTGGATCAGCTCGACCTTGCGGCCGTTCACGCCGCCCTCGTCGTTGATCATCTTCATGTAGGCGGCCTGGGTCTTGCCGATCACGGCATAGGCGGAGGCCGGACCGCTGAGCGGCACCGTTTGGCCGACCTTGATCTGGGTGTCGGAGGCGCCCGGATCGTATTTC harbors:
- a CDS encoding ABC transporter substrate-binding protein; the encoded protein is MKKALLKCAAASALVLALSIPAAQAQKKYDPGASDTQIKVGQTVPLSGPASAYAVIGKTQAAYMKMINDEGGVNGRKVELIQYDDAYSPPKTVEQTRRLVESDEVLLTFQIIGTAPNVAVQKYLNAKKVPQLFAATGAARFTDPKNFPWTMGFNPSYLVEGRIYAQYLLKNHPNAKIGVLYQNDDLGKDYLAGLKAGLGDKAKMVVAETSYEITEPTIDSQILRLKDAGADVLFSATTPKQAAQAIKKVAEIGWKPLHIIDINASSVSAVLKPAGLDNAKGVVSVGYVKDSADPEWKDDPGMKRYLAFMSKYYPDGDKDSNLNVYGYITAQLLAQVLKQCGDDLTRENVMRQAANLKNIELDLTLPGISVTTTPTDYRVNKQFQMVQFDGQRWQKLGGIVADEAKE
- a CDS encoding GNAT family N-acetyltransferase, producing the protein MSDLQIRNLRPEEIALAVDWAAAEGWNPGRSDAACFAIPDPAGFFVGEIDGEPVATVSCVNYDDRFAFLGFYIVRSGLRGAGHGLRIWNAAVAHAGARVIGLDGVAAQQDNYRKSGFRLSYANIRYGGIVTASTKLPADLVALDTIPFALVEADDSTVFPAPRSAFLRAWITTSGHVGRALMRDGKLAAWGVIRPCRSGHKIGPLVADDRASAEAVVQALLASTGGGDVFLDVPAVNREAIALAETLGLKPVFETARMYTGPIAPLRIDRVFGVTSFELG
- a CDS encoding ArsR/SmtB family transcription factor — its product is MANQLSRLDQVFAALADPTRRAIVMRLCAGEASVGELADPFDMALPSLMKHIHVLETSGLVQSEKSGRVRTCRLSPDALLGAEDWFQQQRAIWEARLDRFEAYVMKLKKEREPAGKPSRTRKRKGAK
- a CDS encoding SRPBCC family protein produces the protein MTNSPNPALSQWSLDREIVMSRVVDAPRDLVFEAWSDPKHLPQWFGPKGFKVETFEIDVRVGGVWRFNMIGPDGTVYPNRMRFRRIERPSLMEMDHGVDQDEDPGMFRFTVTFAEQSNGKTVLMMRQLASSAEQRDGMIGFGAVEYGYQTLDKLAAYVGGMKR
- a CDS encoding outer membrane protein; the encoded protein is MKTFSLAVAMVVTATASVQAADLAAHYTKAPAANWTGFYVGANVGGQWGSGDPSTSTIAIPGGYFDPTSIPAVNAVGAQSINSSSVTGGFSAGYNWQVNHAVLGLEGDINYFGFRGSAAGTALYPCCAPDTFTVNSSVSADWLATIRGRLGFLVAPAWLIYGTGGAAIAEVKGSFNFSDTSSAAMRESAVIRDTRLGWTAGVGTEYAFGGGWSLKAEYLYVDLGRASATSTNLVRSIDGLQFPGNVYTHLLDLKANIVRVGVNYKFGEPGAARY
- a CDS encoding SDR family oxidoreductase, which translates into the protein MAAEKVALVTAGGSGMGAGAARRLAADGFRVAILSSSGKGEALAAELGGLGITGSNKSNDDLKRLVDGAMAKWGRIDVLVNSAGHGPRAAITEITDEQWHTGLDTYLLNVIRPTRLVTPVMQAQKAGAIINISTAWAFEPSAMFPTSAVFRAGLAAFTKIFTDTHAADNIRMNNVLPGWIDSLPQLDARRDSVPMKRYGKVEEIAATIAFLASDGAAYITGQNIRVDGGLTRSV